From a region of the Nocardioides ginsengisegetis genome:
- a CDS encoding peptide MFS transporter, translated as MTDQIQTVANDRATTPGDSTSDHGFFGQPRVLANLFGVEMWERFSFYGMQGIVLLYLYYSVSQGGLGMDEGTASAVIGAYGGLVYLSTIPGAWLADRVLGSERTLFYSACLIMLGHIALSALPGYAGVIAGLLMVGIGSGGLKANATSLVGTLYAEGDERRDAGFSLFYLGINLGALFGPLLTGLLQQEVGFHVGFAAAAIGMFLGLVQYTMGRTKLPASAHEVKNPLPAGQLPKVLGLAVLVALAIVALVLTGLVTAENLATWVIWATVVGAVALFLTIVTSKKVNAVERGRVWAFVPMFVASVAFWTLYQQQFTVVTIYSDSRLDRDLFGWTMPVSWVQSVNPVFIILLAGVFAAMWTKLGPRQPSTPLKFAAGTAIMGVAFLLFIPMAGGGAHSAPLLGLIGILLVFTIAELLLSPVGLSLATKLAPEAFRTQMVSLFFLSIALGSVLAGYLGKYYSADHEVSYFGILGLISIGVGALLAVFTKPIRRLMAGVH; from the coding sequence GTGACTGATCAGATCCAGACTGTCGCGAACGACCGGGCCACCACCCCCGGCGACAGCACTTCAGACCACGGCTTCTTCGGCCAGCCCCGCGTCCTCGCCAACCTCTTCGGCGTCGAGATGTGGGAGCGCTTCAGCTTCTACGGCATGCAGGGCATCGTCCTGCTGTACCTCTACTACTCGGTCTCCCAGGGCGGACTGGGGATGGACGAGGGCACCGCCAGCGCGGTGATCGGGGCCTACGGCGGCCTCGTCTACCTCTCCACGATCCCCGGCGCCTGGCTCGCCGACCGGGTGCTCGGCTCGGAGCGCACGCTGTTCTACAGCGCCTGCCTGATCATGCTGGGCCACATCGCGCTGAGCGCCCTGCCCGGGTACGCCGGCGTGATCGCCGGCCTGCTGATGGTGGGCATCGGGTCCGGTGGCCTCAAGGCCAACGCGACCTCGCTGGTCGGCACCCTCTACGCCGAGGGCGACGAGCGCCGCGACGCCGGCTTCTCGCTGTTCTACCTCGGCATCAACCTGGGTGCGCTGTTCGGCCCGCTGCTGACCGGCCTGCTGCAGCAGGAGGTCGGCTTCCACGTCGGCTTCGCCGCCGCCGCGATCGGCATGTTCCTCGGCCTGGTGCAGTACACGATGGGCCGCACGAAGCTGCCCGCCAGCGCGCACGAGGTGAAGAACCCGCTCCCCGCCGGCCAGCTCCCCAAGGTGCTCGGCCTCGCGGTCCTCGTCGCCCTCGCGATCGTGGCCCTGGTCCTCACCGGCCTCGTCACCGCCGAGAACCTCGCGACCTGGGTCATCTGGGCCACCGTCGTCGGCGCCGTGGCGCTGTTCCTGACCATCGTCACCAGCAAGAAGGTCAACGCCGTCGAGCGTGGCCGGGTGTGGGCCTTCGTGCCGATGTTCGTGGCCTCGGTCGCGTTCTGGACGCTCTACCAGCAGCAGTTCACCGTCGTGACGATCTACTCCGACAGCCGCCTGGACCGCGACCTGTTCGGCTGGACGATGCCCGTCTCGTGGGTGCAGTCGGTCAACCCGGTCTTCATCATCCTGCTCGCCGGCGTCTTCGCGGCGATGTGGACCAAGCTCGGGCCCAGGCAGCCCTCGACGCCGCTGAAGTTCGCGGCCGGTACGGCGATCATGGGTGTGGCGTTCCTGCTGTTCATCCCGATGGCCGGCGGCGGTGCCCACAGCGCCCCGCTCCTCGGCCTGATCGGCATCCTGCTGGTCTTCACGATCGCCGAGCTGCTGCTCTCGCCGGTCGGGCTCTCGCTGGCCACGAAGCTGGCCCCCGAGGCGTTCCGGACCCAGATGGTGTCGCTGTTCTTCCTCTCGATCGCGCTCGGCTCGGTGCTCGCGGGCTACCTCGGCAAGTA
- a CDS encoding DUF5302 domain-containing protein: protein MSDSNGSNEDLKAKMRAALDAKNNKEKGVHQDGPVKEKAHGSEVVGGAPKMHRRKAGGGGS, encoded by the coding sequence ATGTCCGACTCGAACGGCAGCAACGAGGACCTGAAGGCGAAGATGCGCGCGGCCCTCGACGCCAAGAACAACAAGGAGAAGGGCGTCCACCAGGACGGGCCGGTCAAGGAGAAGGCCCACGGGTCCGAGGTCGTCGGCGGCGCCCCCAAGATGCACCGGCGCAAGGCCGGTGGCGGCGGCAGCTGA
- a CDS encoding endonuclease/exonuclease/phosphatase family protein, with product MTQSPQEPGSEEPRSSSERVTALATVGGVVAIVGVIIAANLLGTFRGDEPPASQGPAPSAPTSIPAEQLATMSPEEIASDALKDRGEIAIQKVLPGTAKFRDKVQKLAGAQPYDFTITSFNVLGSQHTAPGADAQEFAPGRIRAEWSAALLSSYGSTIVGMQELQADQLDAINRATGGRFDFWPGTALGGSGIPQSVMWDTSVWKATYEDSITVPFMGGTRPQPIVRLQNLATGRELYVLNIHNSPKDAQGREGERDKATAIEIAAIKKLRQEDGIPVFIMGDFNEHAEAFCKITGQTDLEAAQGGSNDGVCHPPTQMRVDWIFGSTDTAFTGFRFDTGPQVRRITDHAVLTAQVSVP from the coding sequence GTGACGCAGAGTCCTCAGGAGCCGGGTTCCGAGGAGCCCCGGTCCTCCTCCGAGCGCGTCACGGCACTGGCGACCGTCGGCGGCGTCGTGGCGATCGTCGGTGTGATCATCGCGGCCAACCTGCTCGGCACCTTCCGCGGCGACGAGCCCCCGGCCTCGCAGGGCCCGGCGCCCTCGGCCCCGACCAGCATCCCGGCCGAGCAGCTCGCGACGATGTCGCCCGAGGAGATCGCCTCGGACGCGCTGAAGGACCGCGGCGAGATCGCGATCCAGAAGGTGCTGCCCGGCACGGCGAAGTTCCGCGACAAGGTCCAGAAGCTCGCCGGTGCCCAGCCCTACGACTTCACCATCACCAGCTTCAACGTCCTCGGCAGCCAGCACACCGCGCCGGGCGCCGACGCGCAGGAGTTCGCCCCGGGCCGGATCCGCGCCGAGTGGTCGGCGGCCCTGCTGTCGTCGTACGGCTCCACGATCGTGGGCATGCAGGAGCTCCAGGCCGACCAGCTCGACGCCATCAACCGGGCCACCGGCGGCCGCTTCGACTTCTGGCCCGGCACCGCGCTCGGCGGCTCGGGGATCCCGCAGTCGGTCATGTGGGACACCTCCGTGTGGAAGGCGACCTACGAGGACTCCATCACCGTGCCGTTCATGGGCGGCACCCGTCCGCAGCCGATCGTGCGGCTGCAGAACCTCGCGACCGGCCGTGAGCTCTACGTCCTGAACATCCACAACTCGCCCAAGGACGCCCAGGGGCGCGAGGGGGAGCGGGACAAGGCGACCGCGATCGAGATCGCGGCGATCAAGAAGCTGCGCCAGGAGGACGGGATCCCGGTCTTCATCATGGGCGACTTCAACGAGCACGCCGAAGCCTTCTGCAAGATCACCGGGCAGACCGACCTGGAGGCGGCGCAGGGCGGCTCCAACGACGGCGTGTGCCACCCGCCGACCCAGATGCGGGTCGACTGGATCTTCGGCTCGACCGATACGGCGTTCACCGGCTTCCGGTTCGACACGGGCCCGCAGGTGCGCCGGATCACCGACCACGCGGTGCTCACCGCGCAGGTCTCGGTGCCGTAG
- a CDS encoding DUF6752 domain-containing protein produces MTQRVYLHVGAPKSGTTYLQRVLEQNRRVLADAGVLVVGDRHLDRIHAAMVVREDPRLESLPARASTAWSRLVEQIRGWRGDVAVLSYELFAGASAEQVEAALADLEGLDVHVVITARDLARAVPSAWQERLKFALTTPLEQWKPRPEKAGARAEWGWRTMDPAGVAARWGATLPADHVHVVTVPRDAGDETELWRRFAAACAIDVPAVDPAVERVNESLGLAAAELLRRVNEHVGEPITGNREQALWLRDTLAHGILAPLGREPIGLTDEQLADATRRADEAVAALGAAGYDVQGDLADITATRPDARTPGQATDAELLEVAVEAIVRLLVLVRERTHERDAAGTPEALADDGSRILAIGKGVVRRVTAPRVEKRTVALQERIAELEAQVAESRSLHLRVAELTDVVTELLLPPRSSDGRVTARALNAYRNESL; encoded by the coding sequence ATGACCCAGCGCGTCTACCTGCACGTCGGCGCCCCCAAGTCCGGCACCACCTACCTCCAGCGCGTGCTGGAGCAGAACCGTCGCGTCCTGGCCGACGCCGGGGTGCTCGTCGTCGGCGACCGCCACCTCGACCGCATCCACGCGGCCATGGTGGTCCGCGAGGACCCGCGGCTCGAGTCCCTGCCGGCCCGTGCCTCGACGGCCTGGTCCCGGCTGGTCGAGCAGATCCGCGGCTGGCGGGGCGACGTCGCCGTGCTGTCCTACGAGCTCTTCGCGGGCGCGTCGGCCGAGCAGGTCGAGGCGGCGCTGGCCGACCTCGAGGGCCTCGACGTCCACGTCGTGATCACCGCTCGCGACCTCGCCCGGGCCGTCCCCTCGGCCTGGCAGGAGCGCCTGAAGTTCGCCCTGACCACCCCGCTGGAGCAGTGGAAGCCGCGGCCCGAGAAGGCCGGCGCCCGCGCCGAGTGGGGCTGGCGGACGATGGACCCCGCGGGCGTCGCCGCCCGGTGGGGCGCCACCCTGCCGGCCGACCACGTGCACGTCGTGACGGTGCCTCGCGACGCCGGCGACGAGACCGAGCTGTGGCGCCGGTTCGCCGCCGCCTGCGCGATCGACGTCCCGGCCGTCGACCCGGCGGTCGAGCGGGTCAACGAGTCCCTGGGGCTCGCGGCCGCCGAGCTGCTGCGCCGGGTCAACGAGCACGTGGGCGAGCCGATCACCGGCAACCGCGAGCAGGCCCTCTGGCTGCGGGACACCCTCGCCCACGGGATCCTCGCGCCGCTGGGCCGCGAGCCGATCGGGCTCACCGACGAGCAGCTCGCCGACGCGACCCGCCGTGCCGACGAGGCCGTCGCCGCGCTGGGCGCCGCCGGCTACGACGTGCAGGGCGACCTCGCCGACATCACCGCCACCCGCCCCGACGCCCGGACCCCCGGCCAGGCCACCGACGCCGAGCTGCTCGAGGTCGCCGTCGAGGCGATCGTGCGGCTCCTGGTCCTGGTGCGGGAGCGCACCCACGAGCGCGACGCGGCCGGCACCCCCGAGGCCCTCGCCGACGACGGGTCCCGGATCCTGGCGATCGGCAAGGGCGTCGTACGACGGGTCACCGCGCCGCGCGTCGAGAAGCGGACCGTCGCGCTGCAGGAGCGGATCGCCGAGCTGGAGGCCCAGGTCGCGGAGAGCCGGTCGCTGCACCTGCGCGTGGCCGAGCTGACCGACGTGGTCACCGAGCTGCTGCTGCCGCCGCGCTCCAGCGACGGCCGGGTCACCGCCCGGGCGCTGAACGCCTACCGCAACGAGTCGCTGTGA
- a CDS encoding acyl-CoA dehydrogenase family protein translates to MGRLCETEGLTEDQSEILKAVRTFVEEKILPVATELEHADEYPQEIVDGLKELGIFGLMIPEEYDGLGESLLTYALCVEEIARGWMSVSGVINTHFIVAYMLMQHGTEEQKKKYLPKMATGEVRGAFSMSEPGLGSDVSAIKTKASKTDEGYEITGQKMWLTNGGTSTLVAVLCKTDEGSDSVYKNMTTFLVEKEPGFGETAQGVTIPGKIDKMGYKGVDTTEAIFEGHKISADQILGGEPGKGFYQMMDGVEVGRVNVAARACGIANRAFELGIAYAQQRETFGKKIAEHQAILFRLAEMATKVETAHAMMVRAARMKDRGERNDVEAGMAKYLAAEYCNEVVEDSFRIHGGYGYSKEYEIERLYREAAFMLIGEGTADIQKMIIGRSLLKDYKLKA, encoded by the coding sequence ATGGGTCGTCTCTGCGAGACCGAAGGACTCACCGAGGACCAGAGCGAGATCCTCAAGGCGGTCCGGACCTTCGTGGAGGAGAAGATCCTTCCCGTCGCGACCGAGCTCGAGCACGCGGACGAGTACCCGCAGGAGATCGTGGACGGGCTCAAGGAGCTCGGCATCTTCGGGCTGATGATCCCCGAGGAGTACGACGGCCTGGGCGAGTCGCTGCTGACCTACGCGCTGTGCGTGGAGGAGATCGCGCGCGGCTGGATGAGCGTCTCGGGTGTCATCAACACCCACTTCATCGTGGCCTACATGCTGATGCAGCACGGCACGGAGGAGCAGAAGAAGAAGTACCTGCCCAAGATGGCCACCGGCGAGGTGCGCGGCGCGTTCTCGATGTCGGAGCCGGGCCTGGGCTCGGACGTCTCGGCGATCAAGACCAAGGCCTCGAAGACGGACGAGGGCTACGAGATCACCGGCCAGAAGATGTGGCTGACCAACGGCGGCACGTCCACGCTGGTCGCGGTGCTGTGCAAGACCGACGAGGGCTCGGACTCGGTCTACAAGAACATGACGACCTTCCTGGTGGAGAAGGAGCCCGGCTTCGGCGAGACCGCCCAGGGCGTCACCATCCCGGGCAAGATCGACAAGATGGGCTACAAGGGCGTCGACACCACCGAGGCGATCTTCGAGGGCCACAAGATCTCGGCCGACCAGATCCTGGGCGGGGAGCCGGGCAAGGGCTTCTACCAGATGATGGACGGCGTCGAGGTCGGCCGCGTCAACGTCGCGGCCCGCGCCTGCGGCATCGCCAACCGGGCCTTCGAGCTCGGCATCGCCTACGCCCAGCAGCGCGAGACCTTCGGCAAGAAGATCGCCGAGCACCAGGCGATCCTGTTCCGCCTCGCGGAGATGGCCACCAAGGTCGAGACCGCCCACGCGATGATGGTCCGCGCCGCCCGCATGAAGGACCGCGGCGAGCGCAACGACGTCGAGGCCGGCATGGCCAAGTACCTCGCCGCGGAGTACTGCAACGAGGTCGTCGAGGACTCCTTCCGGATCCACGGCGGCTACGGCTACTCCAAGGAGTACGAGATCGAGCGCCTCTACCGCGAGGCCGCGTTCATGCTGATCGGCGAGGGCACCGCCGACATCCAGAAGATGATCATCGGCCGCAGCCTGCTCAAGGACTACAAGCTCAAGGCCTGA
- a CDS encoding DUF6174 domain-containing protein produces the protein MRAALPAVVVTVATTFLLSACGQGTPVASDPGPSESPTPTASPTVGTYPAFAAADYAFTLKVSCFCADAGQPIRVTVAGGKVSGAVWARTGRGHVEGDPVEKYRWITINDVIDAANDTGAAQVDVTWPEGQDWPTSVYVDQSKNMADEEVGYTVSDVTVG, from the coding sequence ATGAGAGCCGCACTTCCCGCCGTCGTGGTCACCGTGGCCACCACCTTCCTCCTGTCCGCGTGCGGGCAGGGCACCCCGGTCGCCTCCGACCCCGGCCCGTCGGAGTCCCCCACGCCCACGGCCAGCCCGACCGTCGGCACCTACCCGGCCTTCGCCGCGGCCGACTACGCGTTCACGCTGAAGGTGAGCTGCTTCTGCGCCGACGCCGGGCAGCCGATCAGGGTCACGGTCGCCGGCGGCAAGGTCTCCGGCGCGGTCTGGGCCCGCACCGGTCGCGGACACGTCGAGGGCGACCCGGTCGAGAAGTACCGCTGGATCACCATCAACGACGTCATCGACGCGGCCAACGACACCGGAGCGGCCCAGGTCGACGTGACCTGGCCCGAGGGCCAGGACTGGCCGACGTCGGTCTACGTCGACCAGAGCAAGAACATGGCCGACGAGGAGGTCGGCTACACCGTCTCCGACGTGACGGTGGGCTGA
- a CDS encoding MaoC family dehydratase has translation MQFGRSYEEFEVGATYKHWPGKTVTEFDDHMFCLLTMNHHPLHLDTNYAEETTQFGKNVVVGNYVYSILLGMSVPDISGKAIANLEIESLRHVAPTFHGDTLYGETTVLDKWESKSKDDRGVVHVETIGYNQDGKVVCIFRRKVMVPKDSYLTERGGEQPGRPVPQPDKNWPGPDSAAKTD, from the coding sequence ATGCAGTTCGGTCGTAGCTACGAGGAGTTCGAGGTCGGCGCGACCTACAAGCACTGGCCCGGCAAGACGGTCACCGAGTTCGACGACCACATGTTCTGCCTGCTGACGATGAACCACCACCCGCTGCACCTCGACACGAACTACGCCGAGGAGACCACGCAGTTCGGCAAGAACGTCGTGGTCGGCAACTACGTCTACTCCATCCTGCTCGGCATGAGCGTCCCGGACATCTCGGGCAAGGCGATCGCCAACCTCGAGATCGAGTCGCTGCGCCACGTCGCGCCGACCTTCCACGGCGACACGCTGTACGGCGAGACGACGGTGCTCGACAAGTGGGAGTCGAAGTCCAAGGACGACCGTGGGGTCGTGCACGTGGAGACCATCGGCTACAACCAGGACGGCAAGGTCGTGTGCATCTTCCGCCGCAAGGTGATGGTGCCCAAGGACAGCTACCTGACCGAGCGCGGCGGCGAGCAGCCCGGTCGTCCGGTGCCCCAGCCGGACAAGAACTGGCCCGGCCCCGACAGCGCCGCCAAGACCGACTGA